The Linepithema humile isolate Giens D197 chromosome 2, Lhum_UNIL_v1.0, whole genome shotgun sequence genome has a segment encoding these proteins:
- the LOC105674877 gene encoding uncharacterized protein isoform X2: protein MRGRVYAAGQYKSLENTTVTVALTIGLGLVNRSIGGVILDSGALHDHHHASVASSYMHFHGPVQGPEYEVKVPHVVVDHFSEHNYLHGTQEHEHRHQDGYTVDYVAHPKYEFSYGVEDHHTGDFHGQKESRDGSSVTGEYSVKDPGGSLRVVSYHADKEGFRAVIHTSGKNDHSGGVYGGQGHEADTQSHLHDYAAALSHAGF, encoded by the exons ATGCGTGGTCGCGTATACGCGGCGGGCCAGTATAAAAGCCTAGAAAACACGACG GTCACCGTTGCACTAACCATCGGCCTCGGCCTGGTCAATCGATCAATCGGCGGCGTGATACTGGACAGCGGCGCTCTCCACGATCATCATCACGCCTCGGTGGCCAGCTCGTACATGCACTTCCACGGGCCGGTGCAGGGCCCGGAGTACGAGGTGAAAGTACCGCATGTTGTGGTGGATCATTTCAGCGAGCACAACTATCTGCATGGCACGCAGGAGCACGAGCATCGCCATCAAGACGGCTACACGGTTGACTACGTGGCGCATCCCAAGTACGAGTTCTCGTACGGAGTCGAGGACCATCATACCGGCGACTTTCACGGTCAGAAAGAGTCCAGAGACG GAAGCAGTGTGACCGGCGAATATAGCGTGAAAGATCCGGGTGGCAGCCTTCGTGTCGTCAGCTATCACGCCGACAAGGAGGGATTTCGCGCGGTGATACACACTTCCGGGAAGAACGATCATTCGGGCGGTGTGTACGGCGGTCAGGGACACGAGGCGGACACTCAAAGTCATCTTCACGATTACGCCGCCGCGTTGTCGCACGCGGGATTCTGA
- the LOC105674877 gene encoding uncharacterized protein isoform X1, with protein MVKMTFKVTVALTIGLGLVNRSIGGVILDSGALHDHHHASVASSYMHFHGPVQGPEYEVKVPHVVVDHFSEHNYLHGTQEHEHRHQDGYTVDYVAHPKYEFSYGVEDHHTGDFHGQKESRDGSSVTGEYSVKDPGGSLRVVSYHADKEGFRAVIHTSGKNDHSGGVYGGQGHEADTQSHLHDYAAALSHAGF; from the exons ATGGTGAAGATGACTTTCAAG GTCACCGTTGCACTAACCATCGGCCTCGGCCTGGTCAATCGATCAATCGGCGGCGTGATACTGGACAGCGGCGCTCTCCACGATCATCATCACGCCTCGGTGGCCAGCTCGTACATGCACTTCCACGGGCCGGTGCAGGGCCCGGAGTACGAGGTGAAAGTACCGCATGTTGTGGTGGATCATTTCAGCGAGCACAACTATCTGCATGGCACGCAGGAGCACGAGCATCGCCATCAAGACGGCTACACGGTTGACTACGTGGCGCATCCCAAGTACGAGTTCTCGTACGGAGTCGAGGACCATCATACCGGCGACTTTCACGGTCAGAAAGAGTCCAGAGACG GAAGCAGTGTGACCGGCGAATATAGCGTGAAAGATCCGGGTGGCAGCCTTCGTGTCGTCAGCTATCACGCCGACAAGGAGGGATTTCGCGCGGTGATACACACTTCCGGGAAGAACGATCATTCGGGCGGTGTGTACGGCGGTCAGGGACACGAGGCGGACACTCAAAGTCATCTTCACGATTACGCCGCCGCGTTGTCGCACGCGGGATTCTGA